GAAAGTGGCACTGGCGAGGGGGACCGCCTATCACCACGCCGGATTGCTTCCCGCGGAAAAAGAAGTGGTGGAAAGGCTTTTCTCGACGGGCCGGGTGCGGATGCTTTTCGCAACTGAAACATTCGCAATGGGGGTGCATATGCCTGCGAGAACGGTCATTTTCAGAACGGTTTTCAAGATGGATCATTTGCTCCGGGTCAGGGAATTCCAGCAGATGTCCGGCCGGGCCGGCAGGAGGGGACTGGACGAGAAAGGGTACGTCGTTCTCCCTCCCGAGGCCGCCGCTCTCAGCCGGGATGTGCTTGCCCATTTGGTGGATGGAGAGCCGGAGCCGGTCCAAAGCCGGTTCAAACTGTCCTACGGAACAATCCTGCACCTTTACGAAACGTTGGGTGACCGCATTTTCGAGATCCTTCAAAGTTCGTTCCTACACTACGATGGAACCCACAAACGGGATGTTGGGTTTGCGGAGCGCGAGGTGAAACAGCGGCTGCGGCTGCTCGAAACGCTGGGCTATATCAAAGGGGGGATCGTTACCCGAAAAGGGGAATTTGCCTCACGTCTTTACGGATTCGAGATGACGCTGTCGGAGGCTTTTCATCAGGGGAATCTGAAGCGGATTTCGGGAGAGGAGATTGCGGTGCTGGCATGCAGCATTGCGTACGAGGGCGACCAGGACATGACCCGGTTCCGATTGCCTCCGGGCGTGCCGTTCCGGAAGGAGTTCAAAAACGTGTGGGGAATTGCGGACGATCTGCGCCGACTGGAATACTCGCTCCGGATTTTTCCGCCGGTGCGACTGCTGGATTTCGGCATGGGCCCCGCCTTGTACACCTGGATGAACACGGGTGATTTTCAGACGGCGGCGTTGAAATCCGAGAGGGATCCGGGCGACTTGGTGCGGGTTTTCCGGCTGACGGTGCAAATCCTCCGCGATCTCAAGGAGGCGTGCGACGATTCCGAATTGCGCGAGCGGATGGGCCACGCCATCTCCAGAATTTCCCGCGGCGTCGTCGATCCCAAGGCCGAGCTCCTGGCGGGAATGGAGGCTGCACCCATTGCAGGAGAGCTTGCCGGCGCTGCACCTGGCCCCAGCCGTGCGATGTAGGACTTCCATTCTCCTGTGCTTGGCGGTGCTGGCTTCCTGCGGGAAGCAGACGCCGCAGGTCCTTCTGATCATCGACGACGATGTCTCCATCGGCGAGTCGGCCCAGGCGAACGGGTCGTATTTCCTGGGTGGCTTCGGGACGGGCTTCGGGGAGATCGACGGGGGCCTCGAGATCGTCTACGCGGTCAACTCCCCTGGCGTGAAGCTGCTGGGAGTGACCACGGTCTTCGGAAATACCTGGGTGGATTACGCGGTGGAGTCATCGCACGAGCTGCTGAACAAGATGGGCCGGAAAGAGATCCCGGTTCTCCGCGGCGCGGAAAGTCCACAGGACTTGGGCCGCTCGACCGAGGCGTCGGAATTCATTGTCCGCACCGCGCGGGAGAATCCCGGAGAAGTGGTCTTGGTTGCCTCGGGACCCGTGACGAATATCGCCACGGCGCTCCGGGAAGATCCCGATCTGTTTCGGCGAGTCCGAAGTTTCTACTACCTCGGTGGCTTCCTTGATCCTCAGAGATTCCCGTTCATGATCGATTTCAACACGGCGGGTGATCCGGATGCGGCCGACCTCGTGCTGGCCGAAGGAGAGGGGGTCAATCTCGGCCCGGACAGCGTCACGTTCGGCGCCCCGTTCCGATACGATGATTTGGACTATCTGCGTGGCCTCGGCACGGAGATGTCCGCGTATCTGGCACTCAAGATCGAACCCTGGATCGCGGCGCAATCGCTCGTGTTCGGCATCAAGGGGTTCTATCCCTCGGACATGGCCGGACTTGCGGTGGTCTTGGAACCGGATCTAGCCCAGAGCGTGGAGGAGCGGGGTCTTCGTGTGGATGTGGAGGGAACTCCCCTCTACAATCTCCCGAAGGGGCGGGTCTGGATCGTTCCCGATTCCAGCCGCGCTCCCGTGCGGATATGGCAGAACATTCGCGCCGAGGAGGCGCGGAAGAGATATCGAGAGCGGTTGCGTTGACGGGACCGCCTCCCGGTCGCAGTTGACTATTGCGACGAGTTCCCTACACTGCTCCCGGCTTGCGGCTCACGACTGGCGAATCCTGGGGACGTAGTGCAGCCTGGTTTTAACACGTCGCCCTGTCAAGGCGAAGATCGCGGGTTCAAATCCCGTCGTCCCCGCGGTGATTGTGGGCACTTGCGCCCAATCTGCAAAAGGGCCGGTTGACCCGTGTGGGGCCGGTGTGGGGACGACCGGAGAAAAACTGGGCTCTTCAGTTACCCGGCGCGGGCTACAAAAGCTCCCATGCCAACCGCCCGAAAGGGACTGGCGGTAACAGAATTGAACGGCAAGCCGTATGCCCTTGGTGGCGACCTATTGTCTCCCACGGCGCTCACCACGAACGAGGAGTACGACCCCGGAACGAACGCGTGGTCGGCAAAAGCATCGCTGCCAGGAAACAACCCGCAAGTGGCGGTTGCCGCGTTGGACGGAAAGATCTATGCGCTGGATGGTTTTGTCGCCGGGTTAACGATAAGCTCGGCATCGGTTTACAACCAAGCAACCAACACTTGGTCGGCCATTGCCTCTCTCCTCCAAGAGAGATCCTGGGCGACGGCATCTGCAGCAGGCGGCAAGATCTATCTTTTGGGCGGACGGAATTCCGGGTCCACCGCGGCCACGTTGTTGACTTTTGACCCGTCCTTCCCTACACTTCCGCGGTCATGAAGGACGAAACCGCTTGGCACTTGGTCGACGCCGATGGGAAGGTCGTTGGACGGCTGGCTTCTCGCGTCGCCCAAATCTTGCGCGGCAAACACAAGGCCACGTTTTCTCCCCATCTCGTGGAAGGCGACCATGTCGTGATCGTCAATGCCGAGAAGGTGCGATTCACGGGCGACAAGTGGAATGCCAAGGAATACCGGCACCACTCGGGCTATCCGCGTGGGTACAAGGCGGTCAACGCGGAGACGATGAGAAAGCGTCATCCTGAAAGGATCCTTCTGGAGGCGGTGTCCGGCATGCTGCCCAAGAACAAGCTTCGCAAGGTCATGATGTCCCACCTCAAGGTTTACGCCGGCCCGAGCCATCCGCATTCGGCCCAGCAGCCCAAGCCTTTGGCGCTCTGATGGAGCAGACGGAAGCGGCGGTTCCAGAGCGCGCTGAGCCGGCGCCGGGAGGGTCCGTTCACGCCGTTGGCAAGCGCAAGACCGCGGTTGCGCGGGTTTACCTCATCCCAGGCAAGGGAGAGATCCAGGTCAACAAGAAACCGTTCGAGCGCTATTTCGGCACACCGGCCGCGTACAAGTCGATTGTGCACATCCCCTTCAAGGTGACCAAGACTGAAAACCTGTACGACGTGAAAGTGAATGTCCGTGGTGGGGGAACCTCGGCCCAAGCGCAGGCCATCCGTCATGGGATTGCGCGCGCTTTGACCCAAATCAGCGATGATTTCCACGTCCCCCTGAAAAGGGCGGGACTCCTCACGCGCGATCCCCGGATGGTCGAGCGCAAGAAATACGGTCGGCACAAGGCCCGGCGCGGCTTCCAGTGGACGAAGCGGTAAGCCGGGTTTCCTTCCTCGCTGTCCTGACGGATTCCTCTCATGCCTCGCGGTAAGACGGCGCCGCGCACTCGCCCCAAGGCGTCCCCCGTCTGCCCGAAGATCCGCGTGGCGGTTTGCGGGGCGGCGGGCTTCACGGGCTTTGAGCTGCTTCGAATCCTTCTGGCCCACCCGAAGGCCGAAGTGACGCTGGCCACATCCGAGCAGGACGCCGGCAAGTCGGTTTCGGAGAGCCATCCCGTTCTGCGGGGGCGAACGGACCTGCGTCTGGAACACCTCGATTTGCTACAACAGACTTCCCGCGCGGACGTTTTCTTTTTGGCCCTTCCGAACGGGCAGGCGATGCAGATGGCTCCACAGCTTCTGGCAGCGGGAAAGAAGGTCATTGATCTGGGCGCGGATTTCCGGATACGCGATTTGGCGCTCTTTCGTAAATTCTACGGGAACCACTCGTCCCCCGAATTGGTGCGGAAAGCGGTCTACGGGCTGTGTGAGCTGCATCGCCCCCGAATCGTCCAGGCGTCGCTCGTGGCCAATCCGGGGTGCTATGCGACGTCGGCCATCCTGGCCCTCGCGCCTCTATTGGAGGCCGGCGTGATCGAGGGGGACGGGATCACCGTGTTCGCCGCTTCCGGCGTTTCGGGGGCAGGCCGGCGAACGGGGGACGACAAGAGTTTCGTCGCGGTCAACGAAGGATTCCATGCCTACAATCCCGTGACCCATCGGCACCGACCGGAAATTGAGCAGGAGCTCGAAGCGGCCTTGGGCAAGAGCGTGCATTTGTCTTTCATTCCCCACTTGTTGCCCCTCACGCGCGGCATATTGGCGACTATTTCCGCGCGATCCGCCTCGAAGTCCGGCGCCGCCGCGGCCACCGAAGTCTTGGAGAAGGCCTATCGCCATAGCCCGTTCATCCGTCTTCGAGTCCTGGAAACGACCTCTCCCAATGTTCTTGACGTCCAAGGCACGAATTTCTGCGACCTCGGCGTCATCGAGGACCGCAGCTCCGGGCGTCTTCTGATTTTCTCGGCCTTGGACAACCTGATCAAGGGCGCTTCCGGGCAGGCCGTGCAAAACATGAACCTCATGTGCGGCCTCGACGAAACGACCGGCCTGCTGTAGGAATTCTGCTGCGCCCTTCCCGCCATTTATGCCTGATGCGTATGGCCTAATCCACACTCTTAGGCAAGATACCATACATCTCGGGCCATCGTGGCCACTCGACACTTGCGCAAGGACCATACATCCGTGTGGCCCTTGCGCTACAACCTCGGGCCATCGTGGCCACTCGACACTTGCGCAAGGACCATACATCCGTGTATGGAGGCGCCGGGAGTCGAACCCGGGTCCGAGGATACGCGGGGAAGGACGCCTACGTGCGTGTTCGGTGTTTTATTTTGTCCCGCCGTCCCCCACCGACAGGGTGCGGCGGGACTAGGTCCCAGTATTATCTCGATCGTCGCCCTGAGTCCGCGACGCCGACCTATCCCGCATTGTAACGCCCGTTCCAAGCCGGCAGGAGCGACCTGGGCGGACGCCTCAGCAGCTAACTAAGCCGCGAGAGGGAGTGCCGTTGTTTCGGCGTTTGTTGGTTCTCCCCCACTTACCCGGAGAGAGTTAGGGCACGCCATCTTTCCTGTTGTATCCGCGTCGAAACCATACGCCCCCATCCGGATAGTATACCGTGAATCGTGAGGCGTGAGTAGTGAGTTGCGAGCAGCGCAGTCGTGAGGAAGAAGGGGCGGAAGGTGAAGACGTCGAGGAGAGTACTGTCAATGAACGAGGCCCTCTGGTAGAGTGGCTGGGAGGGTATGTTTCGGCATTCCATAGCGCGTCCGTTGGCCTGTCTGCTTACGGCCACAGCGATCCTTGTTACGGACAAGGTCGCGGGCGCGCAGGAGGCGCAGGAGAGCAACGCGGCGGCTTTGCTGTCAATGGCGGACAAGGCCGTCGAGGTGGGCAACCTTGAGGTGGCCAAGGATCTCTACGAACGGATCTTGCGAGAGCATGGGGACACGCGCGAGGCGGCAGCCGCGGTGAGGGCGCTTTCCATCCTTGCGGCGATCGAGGCGGAGCTGAAGGCCAAACTTGAGGGAGAAGAAGGGGAGGGCGCGGCGATCGCGGAGAACGATCGGAAGAAAATCGTCATCTTCCGTCGCGAACCGTATTCGTTGCTCACCAGGGAGCGGGTTCGACTCTCCACCTGGGAGAAGATTGATTTCGGGGTGACCGCGTTCACGTACGGGGCGTCCTTGGGATTCTCCTATTCCATTGCGGGGGGATCGGATGATTCCCCCCCTATGGGGCCTGTGGTGTTTGGCGCACTGGTGTATACACTGGGTTCACTGCTCTATCTTCACGAGGGGAATCCCGGCCGAGGAGACCTGCCGCTTGTTTTAGGCATCACGTCTTACGTGCCTACGACCGCGCTTTTGGCGTCGAATCTTGGGCGAAACGGCCTTTCTGCCGAGAATACGTCCCTCATCGTGGCGCTTTCGGGAACGGCTTCCGTGCCGATGGCGCTCTATTCGGCCTACCGGTTCGATCCGGACCCGGGAGATGCGCAGTTGGTAAGAGATGCCGGCTTTTGGGGAATGATCCTGGGAATGACGGGCATGATGGGTTTCGGCGGGGAGACGTGCCGCGATTGCCGCTATGAGGAATACGATGAGCCGTCCGCGCGGGCGGTTTCGGCAGCCGGGCTGGCCGGATTGTACGGAGGGATCACCTTGGGAGTCTTGGCTGCCCGAGGTACGGAGCCGTCATTGGAGCGGATTCGCATTGCCACGTGGGCGGGCTACGGCGGAGGTGTGCTGGGGCTATTGCTCTCTACCGAGAGCGACGAGCCCGCGGCGTGGCGGGGTCTCACGATTGGCGCGGCGGGAGGGCTTGCTCTCGCGTATGCCTTGGCCGCAGGAGTGGATCCGATTCCGCCTGAAACGCCGCTCCTCGGTTGCTTATCGGCTGTCCAGCCAGTCGTGGCGCCGGTTGTCGGGAAGGATGGGAACCCGGCATGGTCGATCGGCTTGCGTTGGTCTCGCCGCTAGCTCACAGCCCGAACGGTTTCCAGAGCGGAAGAGGGGGAGGAGGCTTCCCCCCTCCCCAGTGTAAGATTTGGGAGGGACGGGGGATGCCCTGTTATGCGAGATTGATGACGGGCACCGGGGTGGATTTGTTCACCGTTGACCCGTCGCCGAGTTGGCCGGGAAAGTGGAATGTCCCCTTTTCCATTACGCGCCCGGCGCGAGGGCCGGCCCAGGAGGACCGGTAGGTTATCCCAAGAAGAGGGAGCAGCTAAAGCTGCTCCCCTACGAAGTCGCCCCTACGAAGTCTCCTCCTACGAAGTCGCCCCTACGAAGTCTCGTCTGATCGCAGGTTCAGGGCAGGTTCGTAACCGGGACGGGGGTCAACCGATTGACCGTCGTGCCGTCGCCGAGTTGGCCGTACTGACCGGAGCCCCAGCATTTCACCATGCCATCGGATTGGAGGGAACAGGTGTGAACGTTGCCCCCCGCGATCCCGCTGGCGGCAGAAAGGGACGCCACCGGGACAGGCGTCGACTTGTTCACGGTCGTCCCGTCCCCAAGCTGACCGTTGCCATTGCTCCCCCAGCATTTCACCGTGCCGTCGGAAAGAAGGGAACAGGTGTGATTGACGCCCCCCGCCACGGCGACAGCACCGCTGAGCGTCGACACAGCGACGGGGGTCGATTTGTTCACCGTCGTCCCGTCCCCAAGCTGACCGAAGGGATTGTACCCCCAGCATTTCACCGTGCCGTCGGAACGAAGGGAACAGGTGTGACTGTTGCCCGCCGCGATGGCGACAACACCGCTGAGCGTCGACACGGCCACGGGGGTCGATTTGTTCGCCGTCGTCCCGTCCCCAAGCTGACCGTAGGGATTGTACCCCCAGCATTTCACCGTGCCGTCGGAAAGAAGGGAACAGGTGTGAACGTTGCCCCCCGAGACGGCGACAGCACCGCTGAGCGTCGACACGGCTACCGGCGTCGTCTTTTGCACCGTCGTCCCGTCCCCAACCTGACCGTTGCCATTGTACCCCCAGCATTTCACCGTGCCGTCGGAAAGAAGGGAACAGGTGTGGGTGGTGCCCCCCGCCACGGCGACAGCACCGCTGAGCGTCGACACGGCCACGGGGGTCGACTTGTCCGCCGTCGTCCCGTTCCCAAGCTGACCGTTGCCATTCCACCCCCAGCATTTCACC
The window above is part of the Nitrospirota bacterium genome. Proteins encoded here:
- a CDS encoding DEAD/DEAH box helicase, whose amino-acid sequence is MLYRNFTLDRFQEEAIRHMQQGASVLVAAPTGSGKTLIAQYALEQALLEGKRAVYTAPVKALSNQKFREFSALWGHRVGIVTGDVAIHPQAEIIIMTTEIFRNALLESTDLLENVGWLVMDEIHYMDDRDRGTVWEECLILAPASIRLVCLSATVSNLEDIGKWLKAVRPERPIHVVRESTRPIPLEPSVFVPSVGLMPINKVGRHMVRFGRRGKFWEGRLILDLEEMDRLPGLFFCFSRRDVEYLATSRRMPDLGAGVAHELLDEYKALCHRFGLPENMGMKVALARGTAYHHAGLLPAEKEVVERLFSTGRVRMLFATETFAMGVHMPARTVIFRTVFKMDHLLRVREFQQMSGRAGRRGLDEKGYVVLPPEAAALSRDVLAHLVDGEPEPVQSRFKLSYGTILHLYETLGDRIFEILQSSFLHYDGTHKRDVGFAEREVKQRLRLLETLGYIKGGIVTRKGEFASRLYGFEMTLSEAFHQGNLKRISGEEIAVLACSIAYEGDQDMTRFRLPPGVPFRKEFKNVWGIADDLRRLEYSLRIFPPVRLLDFGMGPALYTWMNTGDFQTAALKSERDPGDLVRVFRLTVQILRDLKEACDDSELRERMGHAISRISRGVVDPKAELLAGMEAAPIAGELAGAAPGPSRAM
- a CDS encoding nucleoside hydrolase, whose translation is MRCRTSILLCLAVLASCGKQTPQVLLIIDDDVSIGESAQANGSYFLGGFGTGFGEIDGGLEIVYAVNSPGVKLLGVTTVFGNTWVDYAVESSHELLNKMGRKEIPVLRGAESPQDLGRSTEASEFIVRTARENPGEVVLVASGPVTNIATALREDPDLFRRVRSFYYLGGFLDPQRFPFMIDFNTAGDPDAADLVLAEGEGVNLGPDSVTFGAPFRYDDLDYLRGLGTEMSAYLALKIEPWIAAQSLVFGIKGFYPSDMAGLAVVLEPDLAQSVEERGLRVDVEGTPLYNLPKGRVWIVPDSSRAPVRIWQNIRAEEARKRYRERLR
- the rplM gene encoding 50S ribosomal protein L13, whose protein sequence is MKDETAWHLVDADGKVVGRLASRVAQILRGKHKATFSPHLVEGDHVVIVNAEKVRFTGDKWNAKEYRHHSGYPRGYKAVNAETMRKRHPERILLEAVSGMLPKNKLRKVMMSHLKVYAGPSHPHSAQQPKPLAL
- the rpsI gene encoding 30S ribosomal protein S9 encodes the protein MEQTEAAVPERAEPAPGGSVHAVGKRKTAVARVYLIPGKGEIQVNKKPFERYFGTPAAYKSIVHIPFKVTKTENLYDVKVNVRGGGTSAQAQAIRHGIARALTQISDDFHVPLKRAGLLTRDPRMVERKKYGRHKARRGFQWTKR
- a CDS encoding N-acetyl-gamma-glutamyl-phosphate reductase yields the protein MPRGKTAPRTRPKASPVCPKIRVAVCGAAGFTGFELLRILLAHPKAEVTLATSEQDAGKSVSESHPVLRGRTDLRLEHLDLLQQTSRADVFFLALPNGQAMQMAPQLLAAGKKVIDLGADFRIRDLALFRKFYGNHSSPELVRKAVYGLCELHRPRIVQASLVANPGCYATSAILALAPLLEAGVIEGDGITVFAASGVSGAGRRTGDDKSFVAVNEGFHAYNPVTHRHRPEIEQELEAALGKSVHLSFIPHLLPLTRGILATISARSASKSGAAAATEVLEKAYRHSPFIRLRVLETTSPNVLDVQGTNFCDLGVIEDRSSGRLLIFSALDNLIKGASGQAVQNMNLMCGLDETTGLL